The Lysinibacillus irui sequence CTATCTAACTTCAAGTCAATGCCTCCAATCCAACAGCGGATAAGTATAAAAAGTATTCCAAGTAAGTTTTACATGAAAAATTATCTTGATATGCAAGAAAAAGTTCATGAGGAAATTGAGGACTGGTTTCAAAGGTGGAAACCAATGGAGTTTAACAACATTGAAAAGGACTCTACTAAGCGCAGAGTCCAATTTTTAGCTCTAATATGTTCTAATGATTAATTTGCAGATTTATACTGCCCTCTATAAATAGAGATAGCGTTGTTTAAATATTCAGTTGCACTTGAAACGTCATACTGTGACGAATTGCTATTAGATGTAATTCTTTCAGCATATGAAATTGCGGAGTTGAAATCATCCCATTCTCTTTGAGTTGTATAAAGAGTACCCGATGTCAAGCCAGCTCCATTTTCAGAGACAGTAACCCGTACACTATAAGCATAATTCACAAGTGATTGTAAATTAGTTTTATCCACATACCCATTATTCCCATACTTATAAGCACTCTTATAAGTCCAAATAGCATTGTTTAAATTATTGATAGCATTAGCTATATCCGTTTGAGTTGCATAATAATTATTAACAACTGATTGAGCCGATGATACAGCAGACTCTATTGCGTTTCTTTCTGTTTGTGTAGTCCATGGGGTATTATATGGCACATTCGAGCCATCCCAAGAAACCGTAACGTATTGAACAGAATTGATTAAAGATTGTAGTGAAGCTTTATCGCCATAGCCATATTTTGTTCCGCTTTTTTGAGCAGCTTGATAAACAGCTAGGGCATTTTTGTATTGACTGATGGCATTTTTCACTTGTTCTTGGGAGGCACTGTTGTTGTTTGCTACAGCTCTTGCGCTTGCTACTGCTGAATCAAATGCGTTTCGCTCAGCCTGTGTTGTCCACTTGTCTGTTGTTAAAATATCATAGCCGTTTACAGATACATGTACATACGGTGGTGATGCTAGTAGTGTATTAAGCTCTTTTTTATCAATAATAGGAAGAGTAACCGAAACATTTTTATTGTCTACTTGTACGTTCCCTACTTGATGTCCTGAATCTAACGCTACTTTAGTACCGCCTTTTACAACGATTTGATCAATTTTTCCTTCACCGTACAGGTTGAAATCTTTGTCCACATTAATTGTAAGTTTTTCTACATTAGACATTACCTCAAAAGAAGTAACTTTCCCTACTACATCCACTTTTGAAAGTGTTTGATCAGAAGATACATTAACTTTAGTACGTGCTAAATTAATATCAGCTGATTTCATATCTCTTAACGTTACATATAACCAATTTACCTTTTTTGTGACAATTGGTTTTAGCGTAATTGTATCACCCACTTCGACTTCATCGAGCGTTATGGCCTTCTTTACTCTGTTAGTAATGATCAACTGACCATCAACACTAACGTCTTGAATCTTTACATAGTCTGCATTTACAGTGAGGTCTCCAGAGATATCTGCGTCACCACCGTCGAAATAGACAGATTTTTTGCTTGTCCCTGCTTTGTTTAATGTTAAAGCTGTGACGTCCGTAATTTGGCCGTTTTTTACGACAATAGTAGCTCGGGCGTTTGTTAAAGCTGTTTTGTTAGAAGTTTGAAAAAGAGATTTTAAATCTTTATGGACTCTAAATGTACCGTTCGATGTGATGACCGTATCTTTTGTTAGATTTCGGATAGTCACAGATTCACCAATGACTTTTTTTGTTGCTGCTACTTGAGTTTCATAGGAATTTACTTGATTTAAAGGTGTAGCGGCACTTGCGGAAGACACTGGTATTACTAGCGTCGCTGTAATAGCCGTGGCCATTAATGTTGATAGCGCTTTATTTTTCATGTAAGTCACTCCAATCAGGTTATTTATTAGTTAATATATCATATTTTTCTATAATTTAGAATTGGGGGAGGATGTTATACTATGAAGCCCTATTCAAATAAGTCATAAGTCCTTTCCTTTGTAAAATGAGTTATTGGCGAAATATCGGTATTTCTCTCTATTATTATGTAAAATTTCTACTTTATTCGATAAATATTTTATTGTGATACTATCTTCCATCCTTTATCATTATTATAAAAAAGGGGTGTTAGTGGTGAAAAAATCGAGGGGTATTGCATTAAAACTATCTTCCTTAATTATAGGATTATTTTTAGTATTATTTTTATCCTATACAGTGACCACGGGCATTATCATAAAAAAACAAAGTGTTGAAGACGCAGAGCATGGAACATTGCAAACGGCTGAATCTTCAGCAGCTATTATGAGTGAGCGTTTTAAGAAAGCCAATACAACATTACATACGACAAAGCGCATTATTGAAAGCATGGAGAAAAATAATACATTATCAGCTCAGGGCATCCTAGACATGATGAAAAGTAATTTAGCTAATAACGATGATTTACTTGGGGTTGGAGCTGTCTTTGAGCAAAATTCTATTATGCTGAAGCCGAATGATGAAGCTACTTTAGTGGATTCCAAAAATCGATTTGGCCCTTATTTAAGTAAAAATGGTAATGACATTACGACAGCTCTTATTGAAGGTGTCGATGATAAAAGTGTTTCTGAATGGTATTGGATACCAAAAGAAGAGGGACGCGCAGTTTTGACTGAACCGTATGATTATAATGTAAACGGACAAACCGTTTTAATGACAACCATTTCGGTGCCATTAGTCAATGCTTCTGGTTCATTCTTTGGTGTACTGACAGCAGATGTTTCTATAGATTTTTTAAATGAACTAACAGAATCGGTTGCACCAGAAGGTGGTTACGCAGCCATTATTACGAATAAAGGTATACTGACAGCCAATAGCTTTGGTAAAGAGCTAGATGGTCGCAATATGCAAGAGGATCCGACTTGGAAAAGTATAAGTAAGACAATGGAAAATGGCGAGCTAACAAATATGTACATTGATTCTAATCAGCTAAAGGAAAGGGCTTATAATGTCTTTGCTCCAATGATATTAGAGGATATTGATGAAACATGGACAGTTCAAGTCGTGTTACCCGAATCAAAAATACTAGAGACATATAATCACGTATTCGTATTTACGATTATTGCCTCCATTATTATGGTAATTTTAATGACAGCTGCAAGTGTGTTATTCATCTATAAACAGCTAAAGCCACTCAAGTTTTTACGTACATCTATCGAAACGGCAGCAGAGGGAGATTTAACCCAAAAGGTGGATGAGAAGTATATTAAGGCTGATGAAATTGGGGCAGTTGCATTAGCTTACAATAATATGCTAGATAAAACCAATGGTGCGATTCAAACCGTATTGAACTCTACTACATTATTAAACCAATCGTCCAATCAAGTACATGAGGCCTTTAATGAAATTGTAGCGTCTAGTCAAGAGGTGTCTGTTGCCATCAATGAAATTGCACAAGGCGCATCGAAGCAATCTGAGGATACGGAAGAAACGAATTATCGAATCATGGATTTATCTGAACAGATTGATGCCATTACAGCTCTTTCTAATGAAATGGATGAACTCTCTCATAAAACGAACGAAACAACAGAAAAGGGATTGTACGAGGTTGAAAGCTTACGTGAACGTAATATAGAGACAAATGAGATGAACGGTCGTATTCAACAACAAATCGAATCATTAGCCTCTCACATTGCGAATATTAATCATATCATTGCTTCGATCCAAAGCATTACTGAGCAAACTAATCTATTAGCTTTAAATGCAAGTATTGAGGCAGCACGTGCTGGTGAACATGGTAAAGGATTTGCTGTCGTTGCAGAGGAAGTAAGAAAGTTAGCCGAGCAATCTAAAAGTGAAACAGAAATTATTAAGAATACAGTAGAAAGCATCCTTGAAAATTCACAGCAAACAGTTGCTGTCATTGCATCTAATGCGGATTTAATGCAATCTC is a genomic window containing:
- a CDS encoding S-layer protein, with protein sequence MKNKALSTLMATAITATLVIPVSSASAATPLNQVNSYETQVAATKKVIGESVTIRNLTKDTVITSNGTFRVHKDLKSLFQTSNKTALTNARATIVVKNGQITDVTALTLNKAGTSKKSVYFDGGDADISGDLTVNADYVKIQDVSVDGQLIITNRVKKAITLDEVEVGDTITLKPIVTKKVNWLYVTLRDMKSADINLARTKVNVSSDQTLSKVDVVGKVTSFEVMSNVEKLTINVDKDFNLYGEGKIDQIVVKGGTKVALDSGHQVGNVQVDNKNVSVTLPIIDKKELNTLLASPPYVHVSVNGYDILTTDKWTTQAERNAFDSAVASARAVANNNSASQEQVKNAISQYKNALAVYQAAQKSGTKYGYGDKASLQSLINSVQYVTVSWDGSNVPYNTPWTTQTERNAIESAVSSAQSVVNNYYATQTDIANAINNLNNAIWTYKSAYKYGNNGYVDKTNLQSLVNYAYSVRVTVSENGAGLTSGTLYTTQREWDDFNSAISYAERITSNSNSSQYDVSSATEYLNNAISIYRGQYKSAN
- a CDS encoding methyl-accepting chemotaxis protein, with the translated sequence MKKSRGIALKLSSLIIGLFLVLFLSYTVTTGIIIKKQSVEDAEHGTLQTAESSAAIMSERFKKANTTLHTTKRIIESMEKNNTLSAQGILDMMKSNLANNDDLLGVGAVFEQNSIMLKPNDEATLVDSKNRFGPYLSKNGNDITTALIEGVDDKSVSEWYWIPKEEGRAVLTEPYDYNVNGQTVLMTTISVPLVNASGSFFGVLTADVSIDFLNELTESVAPEGGYAAIITNKGILTANSFGKELDGRNMQEDPTWKSISKTMENGELTNMYIDSNQLKERAYNVFAPMILEDIDETWTVQVVLPESKILETYNHVFVFTIIASIIMVILMTAASVLFIYKQLKPLKFLRTSIETAAEGDLTQKVDEKYIKADEIGAVALAYNNMLDKTNGAIQTVLNSTTLLNQSSNQVHEAFNEIVASSQEVSVAINEIAQGASKQSEDTEETNYRIMDLSEQIDAITALSNEMDELSHKTNETTEKGLYEVESLRERNIETNEMNGRIQQQIESLASHIANINHIIASIQSITEQTNLLALNASIEAARAGEHGKGFAVVAEEVRKLAEQSKSETEIIKNTVESILENSQQTVAVIASNADLMQSQNESVQSTQLAFKDNSDLSRSIAASISELMSKLSSMLEHKNQAIMAIQSISAISEETAASAEQVSASAMDQQAELQKVAESIQNMNDISNELQEVVNRFKLA